One window from the genome of Mucilaginibacter ginsenosidivorans encodes:
- a CDS encoding glycosyltransferase family 2 protein — MQNLKISVVTVVFNAQNTIEKCLGSVARQKFNNIEHIVIDGGSTDNTVHIIKKYSNSVHVFVSEPDEGIYDAMNKGIKLATGDIIGTLNADDYLANDEVLNDIAAAFASQETDVLYGDLDFIDPDGNIVRKWRSGAYKYGKFNWGWMPPHPTFYCKRTLFERLGGYRLDYGSAADYELMLRFLHANKMSVFYLQKVIVKMYIGGVSNKNLINRVKALRFDLKAMRNNDILFPFITVVYKPLRKIMQFF; from the coding sequence ATGCAAAATTTAAAGATATCGGTTGTAACTGTGGTATTTAATGCCCAAAATACCATAGAAAAATGCCTCGGCTCTGTGGCGAGGCAAAAATTCAACAATATCGAACATATTGTTATCGACGGCGGATCGACCGATAATACCGTTCATATCATCAAAAAATACAGCAATAGCGTACATGTTTTCGTATCTGAACCCGACGAAGGTATCTATGACGCTATGAACAAGGGAATTAAGTTGGCGACAGGAGACATTATTGGCACATTAAATGCAGATGATTACTTGGCAAACGATGAAGTGTTGAACGACATTGCTGCGGCATTTGCCAGCCAGGAAACCGACGTTTTGTATGGCGACCTCGATTTTATAGATCCGGACGGGAATATCGTTCGTAAGTGGAGATCGGGAGCGTACAAATACGGTAAGTTTAACTGGGGCTGGATGCCTCCGCACCCTACATTTTATTGCAAGCGAACGTTGTTTGAAAGATTGGGTGGTTATAGGCTTGACTACGGTAGCGCTGCCGACTATGAATTGATGCTCCGTTTCCTGCACGCAAACAAAATGAGCGTGTTTTATCTGCAAAAAGTGATCGTGAAAATGTATATCGGCGGGGTGAGTAACAAAAATTTAATTAATCGCGTAAAAGCATTGCGTTTTGATTTGAAGGCAATGCGAAATAACGATATTTTATTTCCATTTATAACTGTAGTTTATAAGCCTCTACGTAAAATAATGCAATTTTTTTAA
- a CDS encoding NAD(P)H-quinone oxidoreductase: protein MKAIVITQPGGPEVLQAEERPIPPISGKEVLIKVMAAGVNRPDVYQRKGNYPPPAWASQDIPGLEIAGVIESIGTNGSRWNVGDKVCALVSGGGYAEYCSVPEGQCLRIPGNLSFAEAASLPETFFTVWSNVFDRGQLKQYESLLVHGGSSGIGVAAIQMAKALGSVVFVTAGTDEKCLFCEQLGADKAINYKTENFKERLNELTGGKGADVILDMVGGDYTNDNMHSLANDGRLVLINTMKGKEALVDLSLVMRKRLTITGSTLRNRDTTFKSAIATKLEQNIWPLLASGEIKPVVNAVFPASEASKAHELMESGEHTGKIVLTFG, encoded by the coding sequence ATGAAAGCCATTGTTATTACCCAACCCGGCGGACCGGAAGTATTGCAAGCAGAGGAAAGGCCCATACCCCCGATTTCGGGGAAGGAAGTGCTGATCAAAGTGATGGCAGCGGGCGTTAACCGGCCCGATGTTTACCAGCGAAAAGGAAACTATCCGCCACCGGCCTGGGCATCGCAGGATATTCCGGGTTTGGAGATAGCCGGTGTGATAGAATCCATTGGCACCAATGGTTCGCGCTGGAATGTGGGCGACAAAGTTTGCGCGCTGGTTAGTGGTGGTGGTTATGCCGAATATTGCAGCGTTCCCGAAGGCCAGTGCCTGCGCATACCGGGCAATTTAAGTTTTGCCGAAGCAGCATCGTTACCGGAAACCTTTTTTACCGTTTGGAGCAATGTTTTTGACCGGGGACAATTAAAACAGTACGAATCGCTGCTGGTGCATGGGGGCAGCAGCGGGATAGGCGTGGCCGCCATACAAATGGCCAAAGCGCTGGGAAGCGTTGTTTTTGTAACTGCCGGAACGGATGAAAAATGCTTGTTTTGCGAACAGTTAGGGGCCGACAAAGCTATCAACTATAAAACAGAAAATTTTAAAGAACGGCTCAATGAGTTAACCGGCGGCAAGGGTGCCGACGTGATACTGGATATGGTTGGCGGCGATTATACCAATGATAACATGCATTCGCTTGCCAATGATGGCCGCCTTGTGCTTATCAATACCATGAAAGGGAAAGAGGCGTTGGTTGATCTGTCGCTGGTGATGCGTAAACGACTAACCATAACCGGTTCGACCCTGCGAAACCGGGACACCACGTTCAAAAGCGCCATTGCCACCAAACTTGAACAAAACATCTGGCCGTTGCTGGCATCGGGCGAGATAAAGCCCGTGGTAAACGCCGTTTTTCCGGCATCTGAAGCCTCAAAAGCACATGAGTTGATGGAAAGCGGCGAGCATACCGGGAAAATAGTTTTAACCTTCGGATAG
- the obgE gene encoding GTPase ObgE, translating into MSQGSNFVDYVKICCRSGHGGAGSAHLHRDKLTSKGGPDGGDGGRGGHVIVKGNAQLWTLLHLKFRKHVIAGDGEGGRLSLQTGKTGRDEILEVPLGTIAKNSETGEVLFEITKDGETQILTPGGRGGLGNWHFKSPTQQTPRFAQPGEPGQEVWNILELKLLADVGLVGFPNAGKSTLLSVVSAAKPEIADYAFTTIVPNLGIVAYRNNRSFIMADIPGIIEGASQGKGLGFRFLRHIERNSVLLFMIPADTSRTLKEEYQILLHELKEYNPELMDKPRVLAITKSDMLDDELLAELKNEVPANVPSVFISSVAQKGIDQLKDLLWKEINR; encoded by the coding sequence ATGTCCCAGGGTTCCAATTTTGTTGATTATGTGAAGATTTGCTGCCGCTCGGGGCATGGCGGGGCAGGCTCTGCGCATTTGCACCGCGATAAGCTTACCTCTAAGGGTGGACCCGATGGCGGCGATGGCGGCAGGGGAGGGCACGTTATCGTAAAAGGCAATGCGCAGCTATGGACATTGCTTCACCTTAAATTCCGCAAACATGTTATCGCCGGCGACGGCGAGGGCGGGCGCTTGTCTCTTCAAACCGGCAAAACCGGTCGCGATGAAATACTGGAGGTGCCGTTGGGTACCATCGCCAAAAATTCGGAAACGGGCGAGGTTTTATTCGAGATAACCAAAGACGGCGAAACGCAGATACTGACACCCGGCGGTCGCGGTGGTTTGGGTAACTGGCATTTCAAGTCGCCCACACAGCAAACACCGCGCTTTGCGCAGCCCGGCGAGCCGGGACAGGAAGTCTGGAACATTCTCGAGCTTAAATTGCTGGCCGATGTGGGTTTGGTGGGCTTCCCGAATGCGGGTAAATCAACCCTGCTTTCGGTAGTGTCCGCAGCCAAGCCCGAAATAGCGGATTACGCATTTACTACCATAGTACCAAACCTGGGTATTGTGGCCTATCGCAACAACCGCTCATTTATCATGGCGGATATACCGGGTATAATCGAAGGAGCTTCGCAGGGCAAAGGTTTGGGTTTCCGTTTTTTACGGCACATCGAGCGCAACTCGGTACTGTTGTTTATGATACCTGCCGATACCAGTCGTACCCTTAAAGAAGAATACCAGATATTACTGCACGAACTAAAAGAATACAACCCCGAACTGATGGATAAGCCACGTGTACTGGCCATCACCAAATCGGATATGCTGGATGACGAATTGCTGGCTGAATTGAAAAATGAAGTGCCGGCTAATGTCCCGTCGGTGTTTATATCATCCGTTGCGCAAAAAGGCATCGATCAGCTGAAGGACCTGCTTTGGAAAGAGATCAATAGATAG
- a CDS encoding adenylate kinase, with amino-acid sequence MLNLVLFGPPGAGKGTQSQKLIEKYGLMQLSTGDMLRSEIAQGTALGLEAKKLMDEGRLVPDAVVIGMISNKLDANKDAVGFIFDGFPRTVAQAEALDELLKSKNEPIAGMIALEVGDEELEHRLLLRGRDSGRADDANPEVIRKRIKEYNDKTAPVADFYKNQNKFYSVNGIGSKEDIFGSVNAIIEKL; translated from the coding sequence ATGCTGAACTTAGTTCTGTTTGGCCCGCCCGGGGCCGGAAAAGGTACACAATCGCAAAAACTTATTGAAAAATATGGCTTGATGCAGCTTTCTACCGGCGATATGCTTCGCAGCGAAATTGCGCAGGGCACGGCGTTGGGCCTCGAGGCTAAAAAGCTGATGGACGAGGGCCGGTTAGTGCCCGATGCTGTCGTTATCGGCATGATCAGTAATAAACTGGATGCCAACAAGGACGCTGTAGGCTTTATTTTTGACGGTTTCCCCCGTACTGTGGCACAGGCCGAGGCATTGGACGAGTTGCTTAAAAGCAAGAACGAGCCCATAGCCGGTATGATAGCGTTGGAAGTTGGCGACGAAGAACTGGAGCACCGCCTTTTATTGCGCGGCAGGGATTCGGGAAGGGCAGACGATGCCAACCCCGAAGTTATCCGCAAGCGCATCAAAGAGTACAACGATAAAACAGCCCCGGTTGCTGATTTCTATAAAAACCAAAACAAATTCTACAGCGTTAACGGAATAGGATCGAAGGAAGATATCTTTGGTTCGGTTAATGCGATCATAGAGAAACTTTGA
- a CDS encoding DoxX family protein, whose protein sequence is MNIDLLKNVPVQRPAQGLAIVRTAVALILIVHPIHGMMDPAGMRSFGEGLSADGFPLGIALPWLIVALQFTGCLGLVFNRVVVLSCIFNLVVLIVGVFYIHISSGWFVVGAGRNGVEYSLLLIACLSGMMWAYWPRKQQ, encoded by the coding sequence ATGAATATAGATCTTTTGAAAAATGTTCCGGTACAAAGGCCCGCACAGGGTCTTGCCATTGTACGTACAGCTGTGGCCCTTATTTTAATAGTACACCCCATTCATGGCATGATGGATCCTGCAGGAATGCGCTCATTCGGTGAGGGCTTAAGCGCCGATGGCTTTCCTTTGGGTATTGCCCTGCCGTGGCTGATCGTGGCATTGCAATTTACCGGCTGTCTTGGTTTAGTATTCAACCGTGTTGTGGTGCTTTCCTGCATTTTCAATCTCGTCGTGCTCATCGTCGGGGTATTTTATATCCATATCTCCTCGGGCTGGTTTGTTGTAGGGGCAGGGCGGAATGGCGTGGAATATAGTTTGTTACTTATAGCTTGCCTGTCCGGTATGATGTGGGCATACTGGCCACGGAAACAGCAATAA
- a CDS encoding redoxin domain-containing protein: MSLQPGQPAPQFTLVSSEKKEVSLSDFKGRKVILHFFPFAFTSVCTTQLCTMRDNFGYYDGLNAQVLGISVDSPFTLAKFKEENNYQFPLLSDFNKEASSAYGALYDSFAFGLKGVSKRAAFVIDEDQNIVYAEVLENAGELPDFNAIAGAVK; this comes from the coding sequence ATGTCACTACAACCCGGTCAACCCGCACCTCAATTTACCCTGGTATCTTCCGAAAAAAAGGAAGTATCGTTATCAGATTTTAAAGGCAGAAAAGTTATCCTGCATTTTTTTCCGTTCGCATTTACAAGCGTTTGCACAACACAATTGTGTACCATGCGCGATAATTTTGGTTATTATGATGGTCTGAACGCACAGGTATTGGGTATCTCTGTCGATTCCCCATTTACCCTGGCCAAATTCAAAGAAGAGAATAATTATCAGTTCCCACTGCTTTCCGATTTCAACAAAGAAGCTTCTTCAGCGTATGGAGCGTTATACGATTCATTTGCTTTCGGCCTCAAAGGCGTATCCAAACGCGCTGCTTTTGTGATAGATGAAGACCAGAATATCGTATACGCCGAGGTGCTTGAAAACGCAGGCGAACTGCCTGATTTTAACGCTATTGCCGGGGCTGTAAAGTAA
- a CDS encoding glycoside hydrolase family 76 protein: protein MGLKPIFILLLACLTGVNAGAQNPGYKSRIRLLYAAINSKLFDAKTGLYYETTDISKNENPHSWLWPLCALIQATNEMENLEPGKNYMERVTKAIDQYYSNKPPLPAYQDYPYQERVSSRFYDDNQWVAIAYLDAYHRNHKKKYLDDAKMICRFMLGGLDTAAGGGLYWKEGDKTTKNTCSNGPAILVALQLFEITHKPEYLNTALAVYKWTNQHLQSPEGIYYDNIKIPSLAIAKATYTYNTGTMLQANVLLYNLTHDKRYLDEAERIAKAGKQHFFKDGRLPGNYWFNAVMLRGYAALYKVDKNKGWIDFYRQDAEAVWNTERDADNMVGKKQAKSLIDQAAMIEIYARLQELSLNKE from the coding sequence ATGGGTCTGAAGCCGATCTTCATTTTACTGTTGGCCTGCCTTACCGGCGTAAACGCAGGCGCGCAAAATCCCGGTTATAAAAGCCGCATCCGGTTGCTGTATGCAGCGATCAATTCGAAACTTTTTGACGCTAAAACCGGGCTTTATTACGAGACGACGGACATCAGCAAAAATGAAAATCCGCATTCGTGGCTATGGCCCTTATGTGCTTTGATACAGGCAACCAATGAAATGGAGAACCTTGAGCCGGGAAAAAATTACATGGAACGGGTTACGAAAGCTATCGATCAGTATTACAGCAACAAACCTCCGCTGCCCGCTTACCAGGACTATCCTTATCAGGAACGGGTAAGCAGCCGTTTTTACGACGATAACCAATGGGTGGCCATTGCTTACCTGGATGCTTATCATCGAAACCATAAAAAGAAATATTTAGATGATGCTAAAATGATCTGCAGGTTTATGCTGGGTGGCCTGGATACCGCAGCAGGCGGTGGCCTGTACTGGAAGGAAGGGGATAAAACCACTAAGAACACCTGTTCAAACGGTCCGGCAATTTTGGTGGCTTTGCAACTATTTGAGATCACCCACAAGCCTGAATATCTTAATACTGCGCTTGCTGTTTATAAATGGACCAACCAGCATTTACAGTCGCCCGAAGGTATTTATTATGATAATATCAAAATTCCGTCGCTGGCGATCGCAAAAGCAACCTATACTTATAATACGGGTACCATGTTACAGGCTAATGTACTGTTGTATAACCTGACCCATGATAAACGTTACCTCGATGAAGCCGAACGCATCGCCAAAGCCGGGAAACAGCATTTTTTCAAGGATGGACGCCTGCCCGGTAATTACTGGTTCAACGCGGTAATGCTGCGGGGATATGCCGCACTGTATAAAGTTGATAAGAATAAAGGCTGGATAGATTTTTACAGGCAGGATGCCGAGGCTGTCTGGAATACCGAACGGGATGCTGATAACATGGTCGGTAAAAAACAGGCGAAATCCCTGATAGACCAGGCTGCCATGATAGAGATATACGCCCGTTTGCAGGAGCTTAGCTTGAATAAGGAGTAA
- a CDS encoding MraY family glycosyltransferase, producing MTELLHSYYLVYYPVIVAFSVLITSLAIPSIIHVARARHLYDDLGHFRKQHDHGIPRLGGVAIFVSFTITSLLFSMTDKSLPINYLLTACIILFAMGLKDDLSGVNSRTKFLIQFVVAAILVLFGDIRLTGMYGVFGIHALPYWPSAALSVMTIILIVNAFNLIDGIDGLAATTGIVANGCFALLFIYTHQYQLAAVSLAMVGAIIGFLKFNITPAKIFMGDTGSLLIGLISVVMAIKFIELNKFTSANTPEIYSAPALALAILIGPIFDTLRIFILRISTGVSPFTADRNHIHHRMLKLGFNHLQTTLILAGLNVLCIGMVIFFQSYGNTVLIGLILGVCLLFNWTITFLIRSRERESLALRNLFV from the coding sequence ATGACAGAACTTCTACATTCGTACTATCTCGTTTATTATCCGGTCATCGTAGCTTTTTCGGTTTTAATAACCTCACTAGCCATCCCCTCAATTATTCACGTTGCCCGCGCAAGGCACCTGTATGACGATCTTGGCCATTTCAGAAAGCAGCACGACCATGGTATTCCACGTTTAGGCGGTGTAGCAATTTTCGTGAGCTTTACTATTACTTCGCTGCTTTTTAGCATGACTGACAAGTCGCTCCCCATAAATTACCTGCTGACAGCCTGTATCATCCTGTTCGCCATGGGCTTAAAGGACGATCTTTCCGGTGTAAATTCACGCACAAAATTCCTGATACAATTCGTGGTAGCGGCTATATTGGTTTTATTTGGCGATATCCGCCTTACAGGTATGTATGGGGTGTTTGGCATCCACGCGCTTCCTTACTGGCCAAGTGCTGCGTTGTCTGTTATGACCATTATACTTATAGTTAATGCCTTCAACCTGATCGACGGGATCGACGGCCTGGCAGCGACTACCGGCATTGTGGCCAACGGTTGTTTTGCCTTGTTGTTCATCTATACACACCAGTACCAGCTTGCTGCAGTTTCGCTGGCAATGGTAGGCGCCATAATTGGATTTCTGAAATTTAACATTACCCCGGCTAAGATATTTATGGGGGATACCGGATCATTGCTCATTGGGCTTATATCCGTAGTAATGGCTATCAAATTTATCGAGCTAAATAAGTTTACGAGTGCCAATACACCTGAAATTTACTCGGCTCCGGCGTTAGCCCTGGCTATACTGATAGGGCCGATATTTGATACTTTAAGGATCTTTATTTTACGCATTTCTACCGGAGTATCGCCTTTTACTGCCGACCGCAACCACATCCATCACCGCATGCTGAAACTTGGTTTCAACCACCTGCAAACCACGCTGATATTGGCGGGCCTTAATGTGCTTTGCATTGGTATGGTGATCTTTTTCCAGAGTTACGGCAACACAGTTTTGATCGGCTTGATACTGGGTGTTTGCCTGCTATTTAACTGGACGATCACTTTCCTGATTCGCTCGAGAGAACGCGAAAGCCTGGCCCTGCGCAACCTGTTCGTATAA
- a CDS encoding helix-turn-helix domain-containing protein: protein MYFKNLPDHSAPGFDEQLHFSKFKKHNIVFNALSSKSRCDDHVGCLSLKTVLSGEEWYGVNKRRIAVRPGQFLVLNDDQNYSCNIDAAGKVRVLSVFFKKDFAASVFSDALYSEETSLDRPFDINSSVPEFFQTLNAIDAPLNRQLGGLVSDLETYGYNDWRVDEHLVFTMRHLITVHKTELRSAGRVAAIKPQTKTEIHKRLCIARDLLHSSFTDQLDLQTISTEACLSVPQLVRQFKAVFQTTPHQYLTRIRLAHANGLLKHTALPVHEITWMCGFADTSAFCRAFKTAYGVQPLAFRAMC from the coding sequence ATGTATTTTAAAAACCTTCCGGATCACAGCGCACCCGGATTTGACGAGCAACTCCATTTCAGCAAATTTAAAAAGCACAATATCGTTTTTAATGCATTGAGCAGCAAAAGCCGTTGCGACGATCACGTAGGCTGCCTTTCGCTGAAAACGGTTTTAAGCGGCGAGGAATGGTATGGCGTAAATAAACGGCGCATTGCTGTAAGGCCCGGGCAGTTCCTGGTACTGAACGATGATCAAAACTATTCCTGCAATATCGATGCTGCCGGCAAAGTGAGGGTGTTGTCGGTGTTTTTCAAAAAGGACTTTGCCGCTTCGGTATTTTCAGATGCGCTGTACAGCGAGGAAACATCGCTCGACCGGCCTTTCGACATCAACAGCAGCGTGCCTGAATTTTTCCAAACGCTTAATGCTATCGATGCTCCGCTGAACCGGCAATTAGGTGGCCTGGTGAGCGACCTGGAAACCTATGGTTACAACGACTGGCGAGTCGATGAGCATTTGGTATTTACGATGCGCCATTTGATAACCGTGCACAAAACCGAATTGAGATCGGCCGGGCGCGTAGCTGCCATAAAACCGCAAACAAAAACCGAGATACATAAGCGCCTCTGCATCGCCCGCGACCTGCTGCACTCCTCGTTTACGGACCAATTGGACCTGCAAACCATAAGCACCGAGGCCTGTTTGTCTGTTCCCCAGCTTGTAAGGCAGTTCAAGGCCGTTTTTCAAACTACGCCGCATCAGTATCTTACCCGCATCCGGCTGGCACACGCAAATGGCCTGCTCAAACATACCGCGTTGCCTGTGCATGAAATTACCTGGATGTGCGGTTTCGCGGATACCAGTGCTTTTTGCCGGGCGTTCAAAACCGCGTATGGCGTGCAACCCCTCGCCTTCAGGGCAATGTGCTGA